Part of the Paenibacillus sp. JNUCC32 genome is shown below.
CTTCCGGTATAAGGGAAGCTTTCAGGCCCGGACCGTTCCTGCAGGCGAACGGGATGTCCCGCCCCATGTCAAACCGCTGCGGGTCGAGGCTAGAGAGTAGCGGAAGCATCCGGGGAAAGACCGCTGCCCTTGCGTTCGCGGAACATTCGGTAATATAGGAACGAGGAAATGACGTACAGCGTTCCGGTAATGCAGAAGGTGATTGCGTATCCCCAGTAGCTGCCGTATGTGGTGACCAATTTCGACTGTACGGGCCCCATCGTCGCCCAGCCGAGCATAAAGGCGGTTTGCGTGACGGAATTGGCGATGCCTCTCCGGTGATCCGGTACGCGGTCAATCAGAATCGACGACTGTATCGGATTGGCCGCATTCATCAAGGCTTGACGGAACAGGAAGCCGACCGATGCGATGAGGAGGACATTCGTGAAGCCGGTTAACAACAGGAAGGGCAAGGATAGGACTTGAAAGAGAACCACGGCTTTGACGGCTCCTACCCGATTCACCAGCGAAGGGCCGATCAGCATGGATACAATCGTCATGACTTGTCCGAGCGATATCAGAATCCCAACCGCGGATAACGATACCGAGAAACGGTTGGTAAAATACAAATTCAAATAAGGAACGACCAGTCCGGACCCGAGGCCGATCAACAGTTGGGCAAGCGCGAACTGCCCGATGACTTTGAAATCTCCGATCCCGGAGGCGGTAACCGCTCCTCCAGGGCGCAGGGGTTGATCCGGGATGGGTGCATCCAGAGGCCGTGCATGCGCGTCGTTCTTGTCGGTCGTGAACAAGAGCGGGATAAATGCCGCAAAGGTTGCCAGACCGCCGATGAACAGGGCCGTTTTCAAGCTATCGACCTTGTTCAGGCCGAATGCCTGCAGGGCATCCGCCAGGAAGCCGCCTCCCATGCTGCCTAACACTTGAGAAGCAAGCACAAGCGAGGCATGGATGCTAAAGATGCGCATACGAGCCGATTTCGCCGTATTTTCCGCCAGAAACGGAATCGCCAGCACCTGAAAAAAGGATGCGAACAGTCCGGTGTATACCGCGAGACCAAGCAAGCTGAACTCACTCGCCAGAAAAGCTCGCGCAATCAGTCCGGTGCCGCTTAACAACGCGCCAAGGACCAGGATTCGCTTGCGGCTTCCGCGGTCGCCGATCAAGCCGATCGGGATAAACATCAATGCCGTGGCGAGGGATTGAATACTGACCACTGTTCCATTCATGGAGTCATTATAACCCAGGCCTTGTATGTACAAATTGTAGAGCACGCTGAACATGCCGGTACCGAACTGATACAGCACGTTAGCTAGAAAAAACAGCTTGATGTTGCGCGGCCAAGAACGCATTTCTTTTGCCGACTGTTGTATGAATCCCATGATGATACCCCCTAAATTTTACAGCAGCAACCTCTATTCTAGCAGGTTCCACGGGAGGGAGGAAGAAATATTATGTCGTCGTGGGGCTTGATTGACATGCTATAGACAAAAATATAAAATGTCTATGTAAATAACTTTGGGGGAAGTGGTGTGTGCGATGGACCTAAATGAACGCTTCTGGAATGCTTCCATAGATGAACTTAAACAAGGCTATATCGACGAAGGCCCCGTCTGGGTATGTCTCTTGTGCGGCAAGACGCTGGAGAAGGGGATCATCTACCCGGATGAGGATGTGCTGTACGAATCGGAACGATACATGACCGTTCATATCCGACGGGAGCATGGCTCCGTCTTTCAGTATCTGTCCGGCCTCGATAAGAAGCTGACCGGATTGACCGAGCATCAGAACCGGCTGCTGCAGCTCTTCTATCAAGGCATGAACGACAAGGAGGTCCAGCAGGAGCTCGGCATCGGCAGCGCGTCGACGATACGCAATCACCGGTTTGCCTTGAAAGAGAAGGAGAGGCAGTCCAAGGTGCTGCTGACCTTGATGGAGCTGTTGAAGGAAAAGGACAGCCATGCTCCGGCGTTCGTGGAGATCCCCAAGCAGGCCAAAATGATCGATGAACGCTACAATGTTACGGAAGAAGAGAGGCAATCGATCCTAGCCAAGGCGTTCCCCGAGGGGACCGATGGCCCGCTGAAGACTTTTAAGCTTAAAGAGAAGCAGAAGTACGTCGTGCTGCGCGAAATCGCCGCCCGTTTTAAACCCGATGTCTTGTATTCCGAGCAGGAAATCAACGATACGATCGGAAGAGACAATCCCGATTATGTGACCATTCGCCGATATTTGATCGAATATGGTTTTTTGGATCGCAAGGATGATGGAAGCCAGTACTGGCTAACGACATAGATGAAAGCAAGAAGGAGGCGTTAAGGCCATGAATCGCAGACAGGAACTAAATCAGATGTACAAGGAGATCAAGATTGAAGCCGGCGTGTATCAAATTCGGAACACGAAGAACGGTAAAATATTCGTCGCCGGAACGAACAATCTGAAAACCATGAACGGCAAGCGCTTCGAGCTGCAGATGGGGACAAGCTACAACAAGCCGCTTCAGCAGGATTGGAAAGAGTTTGGAGAGGATGCGTTTGTTTTTGAGATCCTGGAGAAGATTGAGCCGAAGGAAGATCCGTTCTTCGATTTGAAGGGTGCGGTCAGCAAGCGGGAAGCCTATTGGATCGAACGGCTGGAACCTTTTGGGGAAAAAGGGTATAACGGAGACGGAAAATAAGGCTTTTGTGTGGCGAACCCAGGCGTAGGACGTGAAATCATCCCCCTTCCATTTGCAATGCGCCGCAAGGGTAAGATATGATGAAATGAGCGGCTTAAATCGCTTCCATTCCTATTTCTTACTACACGAAAGCGAGACGTGAACACGATCATGAGATCCATTGCATGGGTAACCGACAGCACGAGCACTATCGACCCTGAATTCGCCAAGAAGCATCATATTTACATTGTGCCTTTGAGGTTGATTCTGGGCCAAGAGGCCTACAGGGAAGGAATCGACATATCGGCAGAAGCCTTTTATGAACGGATGAAAGACGAGCCGAAAGTCAGCAGTTCCCAGCCTCCCATCGGAGAATTCATTGAGCTTTACGAAACCCTGAAAGTGAAGTATGACGATATTATTGCGATTCACTGTTCTTCGGAGCTCAGCGGAACTTTGAATTCTTCCCTGCAGGCGGCCGAGATTGCCGAGGTACCCGTGGTTGGCATCGACTCTCAAGCGGGAGCGTTTCCGGTGCGCGAAATGATTATGTCCGGCATTCACTGGCACAGCCAGGGGGATACCGTACAGGTGATAAAGGATAAAATTCAGACCATGGTGCACAACATGTCGTTCTATCTCATACCGGCAAGCCTGCATCGACTTCATATCAGCGGCCGGGTGTCCGGTACGCAGCTGCTGCTGAGCAATTTGCTCCGCATACATCTGCTGCTCCGTTTTGACGAAGGCAAAGTCATTGTGGAGGAGAAGATCCGGACGTTTAAGAAAGCCAAGCAGAAAATGATCGATATCATGAAAACAGACATACAGAAAATTAAGAAGGTGTGCATCATGCACGCGAACAACGTGGAAGAGGCCGAGGAGATCCAGAAGGAAATCAGCGGAGCTCATCCGTCGCTTAAGACCGAAATCATGACCTTTATCCCTGTTGCAGGCATCCATGCAGGCGAAGGCACCATTGCCATGTCATGGATTAAACACCATCCTGCCTATTCTTAGTTATACTTCCGCCCCAGCCTGCAGATACTATTTGCAGGCTTTTGCTTTGCTTATCGATTCTATTCTGCCCTCCGTGGTTTTATTATGTAATAGTAGGGATGAACCCAAGGAAAGGATTGAGGCAGACATGAAGGTTATTATCACGCAAGCCGAGGCGATGCAAAAGAATATATGGGACGATATCATGTTGATGTTCGGAAGAACGGACGAGGATGAAGTGTGGGAGACGGAGCAGTTTATATTGACGGAGGAGCAAGCCCGTCAGCTCGGATTGCTTAAATAGAGAAGGAAGGGCCGCCATCACTGCGGCTCTTTTCTTCTTGTTTTCCAACGGGGGGCTTTCGTTGTGGATCGTTTTGGCCCTTAACGAAATCATGTTATGATGGAAGGACTCTGCGGGACAGAGGGCGAATACAGTAGTGTGAACATGAAGGAAGGTGACAATGTTGAAGCGAAGGACACCATGGATGAGCTTAACGATGCTGGTTGTCATCTTGCTGCTGGTTCTGGCAGGTTGCCAGGGCCGTTCGGAGACGGGGAATGCGGGCAATGATGGCCAAGGAACTTCGCCATCGGAGGTAGGACAGGACCAAAACCCGCCTTCTCAAGAGAATGACAATGAAACCGAGCCTCCGTCAGGCAGTACCGACAATGAAAGCGAGGACGGCAGCCTGCCTCCGAACGAAACCGAAGATGAGATCGCTGAGCTTATGAACGACATGACCGTCGAGGAGAAGATCGGCCAGCTGGTACTGGTCGGACTCGAAGGAACGGCCATCGATGAAACTTCGCGTAAATTGGTGAAGGATCACCATGTTGGCGGGTTTATCCTCTTCAAAGACAATATAGAGAGCGTAGAGCAGTCGGTAAAGCTGCTCAATGATCTGAAGGAAGCCAATGCTGCCAATCCGGTGCCCCTGTGGCTGAGTATAGACGAGGAGGGCGGACGGGTTACGCGTTTTCCCGAGGAATATGTAAAGCTGCCGTCAAGCGGCAAAGTCGGAAGCAAGGGGGATCTAGCGCTCACGAAGCGCGTTGGCGGCCTTATCGCGCAGAAGGTTGCGGGACTCGGGCTCAATATGGTATTCGCCCCGGTGCTGGACATTCATAGCAACCCGAACAATCCGGTCATCGGCGATCGATCCTTTGGCACTACGGCGGAGACCGTTACCGAGCATGGGATTGCCTCCATGAAGGGGATACAGGAGAAGGGAGTCGTTCCCGTCGTGAAGCATTTTCCAGGACATGGCGACACTTCGGTCGATTCCCACCTCGGTTTGCCCGTGGTGGAGCATGACTTGAAGCGTCTGCATGAAATGGAGCTGGTTCCGTTTCAACAAGCGATTAATGAAGGGGCCGATGTGGTCATGGTTGCGCATCTGCTCATGAAGAGCATCGATCCGGATACGCCATCCTCGTATTCAAAGCCCGTGATCAACGATTTGTTACGGGAAGAGATGGGATTTAAGGGAGTTGTCATTACGGACGACATGACAATGGGTGCTATATCCGGCAGCACGGACGTAGGTGAGGCTTCCGTGAAATCCGTCGTCGCAGGAAGCAACATGGTACTGATCGGACATGAATATGCGCTGGAGGAAGCCGTCATCCAGGCATTGACCAAGGCTGTCCGGAGCGGCGTGATCCCGGAGGAGATGCTGAACGACCGTGTAAGGGCGACGCTTGAGCTAAAGCACAAATATGAGCTAAGCGATGATCCCGTAAAGGCTCCCGATATAAAGCCGTTAAATCAGCATACGAAAGCAGTACTAGATCAAATGAAGTAAACGTAACATATGTAATAGGAATATATAAAAACCCGATCTCAGAGTTGAGATCGGGTACAACGGACTAGAATATATTAGAAGTTGATATAGTCTATAAAATATGCTAGAATGAAGGATAAATAACTATTGGTTTAATGTCATAATGATCTAATGCTAGATTAGCATGAAAATATGGGATTGTCAACAGGGGGGCATAGAATGGAGAACCGTCAGAGTGCGGATTTTGCATTGGAACGCGAGGTTACGGATACAGAGAAATCGGCTAATTCTCCAACAGAGGATTTTTCGGTTCACGACGATCTCTCGCTTCCGCCAGGCATCAAGATTAGCGATCCAGTTCGCATGTACCTGAAAGAAATCGGTCGTGTTCCCCTCCTCTCAGCCGATGAAGAAGTGGAACTGTCCAAACGTATAGAGGAGGGAGATGAGGAAGCGAAACGCCGTTTGGCCGAAGCGAATCTTCGTCTCGTTGTTAGTATAGCAAGACGCTATGCCGGTCGTGGAATGCAGTTCCTTGATCTGATCCAGGAAGGCAACATGGGCTTGATCAAAGCGGTGGAGAAATTCGACTACTCCAAGGGCTTTAAGTTCAGCACCTATGCCACTTGGTGGATTCGTCAGGCGATTACCCGCTCGATCGCCGACCAGGCCAGAACCATCCGGATTCCGGTGCATATGGTGGAAACGATCAATAAACTTGTGCGTGTCTCCAGACAGCTCCTTCAGGAGCTGGGCCGCGAACCGACGCCGGAAGAAATCGGCAAGGAGATGGACATCTCACCGGAGAAAGTGCGCGAGATCCAGAAGGTATCCCAGGAACCCGTGTCCCTGGAAACGCCTGTCGGAGAGGAAAGCGACTCCAACCTGGGCGATTTCATCGAGGATCAGGATGCGTTGGCACCCGCAGATGCGGCGGCTTTCGAGCTGCTGAAGGAACAGCTGGAGGAAGTGCTCGATACGCTTACCGAGCGTGAAGAGAACGTGCTTCGGCTTCGTTTTGGACTCGAGGACGGACGGACCCGTACGCTGGAAGAGGTGGGGCAGGTGTTCGGCGTAACGCGCGAACGCATCCGCCAGATCGAGGCGAAGGCGCTCCGTAAATTGCGTCATCCGAGCCGCAGCAAGCGTCTCAAGGATTTCCTCGAATAAATCTTGGTAACGGATCATCTGATGATGAACGAATCCCTGGTTACGGTCTACGAGCCGTAATCCAGGGATTTTTTGCTATATGGCCAGGATTTCGCCCCAGATTGACACCATCCGAGTAGTTGCATCATAATGATGTAACATCCCCACATTTAGTAAGGGTTGTTGTGCCTAATGTGAAGAATAGGGAGTGACATGTCTACGATGACTTTACATACATCTGCTATTGACCGATTGTGCAAGCGCAATGTGGAGCTGTCTGCCTTTTCGACGTACGGGATCGGCGGTTCAGCCAATTATCTGGCCATGCCTGAAACGGCAGCCGACCTGGCGGAACTTTTGCAGGATTGCAAAAAACGCGGGTTGCCATGGTACATTTTCGGAATGGGCTCCAATATCCTGTTCCCGGACGAACCGAAACACGATCTGGTCTTTATCTCGCTGAAAAACCTGGTGGAGCTGCAGGCTTCGGGAGACAAATGGTACGTTTCATCCGGAACGCCGATGTCCCTGCTTTCCTTGATGGGGTTAATGGGCGGAACCGATTTGCTCGACTTTACTTTTTTGCTGCCGGGCTGCGTAGGCGCCGGCATCTATATGAACGCCAAATATAATGCGCGCCAAATCTGCGATATCCTGGATACGGTATATTATATCGATACGATGGATCCGGGCCTGAAGGTGCAGTCCATTGCGGCGGGGGACTGTTTATTCGCATACAAGCAATCCATCTTCCAGCAGCATCCATGGATCATCGTAGGCGCCGATCTCAACATACCGGTCAGCTCGGAGGAGCAGATCCATTCGACTTCGGCGCTGCTCGCGGAGTGGAAGAGCCGCGGCAGCCATCCGTCCTCGCTGCCGTCCTTTTTCTCGTTCTTTCTGGGCGAGGTCCATGCTTTGGCCGGAAGGGGAATCGAGACGCCGCAGTCGATGCTCGACATCATCAAGTACCGGACGAGTAAGCGTCATTTCGACTATCCGTCCTGCGGTTCCGTATTCAAGAACAATTACGATTACGGGGTAGCCGTAGGCTCGCTCGTGGACCAGCTGAATATGAAGGGGACCGAATACGGAGGCGCCATCATTTCTCCGCACCACGGCAACATGATTCTGAACCAGAAGCATGCAAAGGCAACGGACATTCTGTACTTGATGAATCTGATTTCGGAGTCGATCAACAACCAATTCGGGTTCGTTCCGGAACCGGAGATTGTATTGGTATAAACGCTCTCTGAAAATAATCTCTGTAAAGGAATTGGAATAAGTAGAATTTAACGCTATAATCAGATAGGTGATCATCTGTTTATTGGTATAAACGATGAAATTCATGTTGCGAGAGGGGCATTAAATATGGCTAAAACTTTAATTTTTGGACACAAAAATCCGGATACGGACACCATCTGCTCTGCTATTGCATATGCTGACTTGAAGAACCAGCTTGGTCTTTCGGCCGAGCCCGTGCGTCTTGGCGACGTTAACGGCGAAACGCAGTACGCGCTCGATTTCTTCAAAGTAGAGGCGCCTCGCCTCGTTGAGACGGTTGCAAACGAAGCGCAGGACGTTATTCTCGTGGACCATAACGAGCGTCAGCAAAGCGCCAGCGACATTGATCAGGTTCGCGTAATCGAGGTTATCGATCATCACCGCATCGCTAATTTTGAGACAAGCCATCCGCTGTACTACCGTGCGGAGCCTGTCGGCTGCACTGCTACCATCCTGAACAAGATTTATAAGGAGAAGGGCGTAGCCGTTCGCAAAGAAATTGCCGGCTTGATGCTGTCCGCGATCATCTCGGACTCCCTCTTGTTCAAATCTCCAACCTGCACGGACGAGGATGTGGCTGCTGCTCGCGAGCTGGCTGAAATCGCCGGCGTGGATGCCGACAGTTATGGTTTGGACATGCTCAAGGCAGGTGCCGATCTGAGCGACAAAACCATCGCTCAATTGATCTCCCTCGATGCCAAGGAATTCCAAATGGGCGGTGCCAAAGTCGAAATCGCCCAGGTCAACGCGGTGGATACGAATGATGTATTGTCCCGCCAAGCAGAACTCGAGGATGCGATTCAATCGATTATTACGGACAAAAACCTGGACTTGTTTGTCTTCGTGGTGACGGACATCCTGAACAACGATTCCATCGCGCTGGCGCTCGGTAAAGAGTCCAAAGCCGTGGAGAGAGCGTACAATGTATCTCTGTCGGAGAACAAGGCGCTTCTTAAAGGCGTGGTTTCCCGTAAATCGCAGATCGTTCCGGTTCTGACCGAAGCATTCAATCAATAATAGCTGGTTATAGGAACAAGCCTGACCATCGACTGAGGAATCAGCGGGGCGGGCTTGTTTTTGTTTTGCTGTTTTCTCGCATTCTGCATCATGCAGGACCGCTCCAATCGATATGAAGCGCTTTCGAAAATTGAAATATTGTAATGAAATTACATCGAAATGACATCCTTTTTACGGCGGCGATTCGTATAATGAAGGAAAGAAATAGGAACGACAAGTACATAGGTGTTTCAAATCCCAAGAATTGGGTTAATGACCATTAATGTTTGTTGAGTCGGATTCCAAGGCAGAAAGTAGTATAAATCTGATCTTTCAATAGAAGTATGAAGAGGGAGCGATGAGAAGATGAAGAAGTCGGCTTGGAAATTGGGAGCAATGATGCTGCTTGTCCTGATCATGATGACAACCGTCGGTGTAGCCTCAGGCAACAATTATGAGCCGGTTCCGAAAGCTTCGAATCAGGAAGCTTCCTACATAAACGGACTGGAGATCAAAGACGGCAAGGTCTTTCTTCTAGTAGATCCTATCGAGTGGTATGAGGGAGAGGAAGCGAATCAGGTGTTCCGCGAACGGGAGCAGGACCCTGAGATGACCGAGGCCCCCGACGGCTATTATATCGTGAACGATACGGAAGAGCATATCGAACTTCCGGTAGCGGACGATGCAGAAGTGCTGCTCCAGCTGTACGACCATACCGGACGATATGAGGATGCCCAGATTTCCTGGAATCAGCCGGTGAGCCTGAGCAAATTCGCGGACATTTACAAAAAGGATGATATCGTGGACATGAAATGGTTTCCCTTTCATATTACCGTTGAAGACGGCGTCGTCGTGAAGATCATCCAACAGTATGTACCTTAATTTATCATGAAAAATAGAGAAGCGAACTGATGAAGAGCCGCTCCATTTCGGTTAATCCTACCGAGGGGCGGCTCTTAAGTTTGTTTGTAAGCTAACGGCAAGCGTTAACCGGCATCTTTGCTGTAGTGCTGGTGTTTCATCGGTTTGATTTTACCGTTGACCACGTCGCTGACGAAGGGGGCTATCTTGGATTTCCGTTCTTCGTATTCTTCCTTCGTCACCTTGCCCTCGGACAGCTTCCGATCCAGGCGCTTCGTGAGTGCCTGGACTTGCTGATCAATGACGGACTGGACGGGTACGCCTTGCTCCTTCGCGATCTGGGCCAGCGATTTTCCGGATTGCAGCGATGCTTTGAGTTGGTCCGGCGTTGTCTTCAGCAGCTTGGCCAGCTCGTCGCTATCCGAGATCAGCCGGCCGTGCCGCTGATGCATCCGCTGCTTGTGCCATCCGCCCTTGGCGTCAAGCAGTTTATCCGCCGCTGCGGAGTAATCGATGGATTTGCCCAGCTGCTTTGGATGGGAAGCGATTTTCTCCTTCAGCAGCTCCATGATCTTGGCTTTCATGGCATCCCGCGATACGCCTTGCTCTTTGGCTATTTCCGCGAGGGTCGAGGTTTTGAGTTTATCCCGGAGAACTTGCGGCTCCAGCTTCAGAAACTCGGAGATGGCCTTG
Proteins encoded:
- a CDS encoding MFS transporter, whose amino-acid sequence is MGFIQQSAKEMRSWPRNIKLFFLANVLYQFGTGMFSVLYNLYIQGLGYNDSMNGTVVSIQSLATALMFIPIGLIGDRGSRKRILVLGALLSGTGLIARAFLASEFSLLGLAVYTGLFASFFQVLAIPFLAENTAKSARMRIFSIHASLVLASQVLGSMGGGFLADALQAFGLNKVDSLKTALFIGGLATFAAFIPLLFTTDKNDAHARPLDAPIPDQPLRPGGAVTASGIGDFKVIGQFALAQLLIGLGSGLVVPYLNLYFTNRFSVSLSAVGILISLGQVMTIVSMLIGPSLVNRVGAVKAVVLFQVLSLPFLLLTGFTNVLLIASVGFLFRQALMNAANPIQSSILIDRVPDHRRGIANSVTQTAFMLGWATMGPVQSKLVTTYGSYWGYAITFCITGTLYVISSFLYYRMFRERKGSGLSPDASATL
- a CDS encoding DUF2087 domain-containing protein; translated protein: MDLNERFWNASIDELKQGYIDEGPVWVCLLCGKTLEKGIIYPDEDVLYESERYMTVHIRREHGSVFQYLSGLDKKLTGLTEHQNRLLQLFYQGMNDKEVQQELGIGSASTIRNHRFALKEKERQSKVLLTLMELLKEKDSHAPAFVEIPKQAKMIDERYNVTEEERQSILAKAFPEGTDGPLKTFKLKEKQKYVVLREIAARFKPDVLYSEQEINDTIGRDNPDYVTIRRYLIEYGFLDRKDDGSQYWLTT
- a CDS encoding manganese-dependent inorganic pyrophosphatase: MAKTLIFGHKNPDTDTICSAIAYADLKNQLGLSAEPVRLGDVNGETQYALDFFKVEAPRLVETVANEAQDVILVDHNERQQSASDIDQVRVIEVIDHHRIANFETSHPLYYRAEPVGCTATILNKIYKEKGVAVRKEIAGLMLSAIISDSLLFKSPTCTDEDVAAARELAEIAGVDADSYGLDMLKAGADLSDKTIAQLISLDAKEFQMGGAKVEIAQVNAVDTNDVLSRQAELEDAIQSIITDKNLDLFVFVVTDILNNDSIALALGKESKAVERAYNVSLSENKALLKGVVSRKSQIVPVLTEAFNQ
- a CDS encoding UDP-N-acetylmuramate dehydrogenase, which translates into the protein MTLHTSAIDRLCKRNVELSAFSTYGIGGSANYLAMPETAADLAELLQDCKKRGLPWYIFGMGSNILFPDEPKHDLVFISLKNLVELQASGDKWYVSSGTPMSLLSLMGLMGGTDLLDFTFLLPGCVGAGIYMNAKYNARQICDILDTVYYIDTMDPGLKVQSIAAGDCLFAYKQSIFQQHPWIIVGADLNIPVSSEEQIHSTSALLAEWKSRGSHPSSLPSFFSFFLGEVHALAGRGIETPQSMLDIIKYRTSKRHFDYPSCGSVFKNNYDYGVAVGSLVDQLNMKGTEYGGAIISPHHGNMILNQKHAKATDILYLMNLISESINNQFGFVPEPEIVLV
- a CDS encoding GIY-YIG nuclease family protein, with protein sequence MNRRQELNQMYKEIKIEAGVYQIRNTKNGKIFVAGTNNLKTMNGKRFELQMGTSYNKPLQQDWKEFGEDAFVFEILEKIEPKEDPFFDLKGAVSKREAYWIERLEPFGEKGYNGDGK
- a CDS encoding DegV family protein; this encodes MRSIAWVTDSTSTIDPEFAKKHHIYIVPLRLILGQEAYREGIDISAEAFYERMKDEPKVSSSQPPIGEFIELYETLKVKYDDIIAIHCSSELSGTLNSSLQAAEIAEVPVVGIDSQAGAFPVREMIMSGIHWHSQGDTVQVIKDKIQTMVHNMSFYLIPASLHRLHISGRVSGTQLLLSNLLRIHLLLRFDEGKVIVEEKIRTFKKAKQKMIDIMKTDIQKIKKVCIMHANNVEEAEEIQKEISGAHPSLKTEIMTFIPVAGIHAGEGTIAMSWIKHHPAYS
- the nagZ gene encoding beta-N-acetylhexosaminidase; the encoded protein is MLKRRTPWMSLTMLVVILLLVLAGCQGRSETGNAGNDGQGTSPSEVGQDQNPPSQENDNETEPPSGSTDNESEDGSLPPNETEDEIAELMNDMTVEEKIGQLVLVGLEGTAIDETSRKLVKDHHVGGFILFKDNIESVEQSVKLLNDLKEANAANPVPLWLSIDEEGGRVTRFPEEYVKLPSSGKVGSKGDLALTKRVGGLIAQKVAGLGLNMVFAPVLDIHSNPNNPVIGDRSFGTTAETVTEHGIASMKGIQEKGVVPVVKHFPGHGDTSVDSHLGLPVVEHDLKRLHEMELVPFQQAINEGADVVMVAHLLMKSIDPDTPSSYSKPVINDLLREEMGFKGVVITDDMTMGAISGSTDVGEASVKSVVAGSNMVLIGHEYALEEAVIQALTKAVRSGVIPEEMLNDRVRATLELKHKYELSDDPVKAPDIKPLNQHTKAVLDQMK